Proteins encoded within one genomic window of Arachis ipaensis cultivar K30076 chromosome B08, Araip1.1, whole genome shotgun sequence:
- the LOC107613174 gene encoding uncharacterized protein LOC107613174, with protein sequence MRGIGGPLLCIGDLLSDVGEEGDAAVVVSPVAEYRRHEKPPASTCRLDLEGDSHVPDLTKLFQENYDHLVSALAGTDHSWTSLTLKLCTALETANHLVQSTSTNVTSLSEKVGELQKIVKRADSAIAAAREVHAVMDNNNGTMGGSSSTTSRA encoded by the exons ATGAGAGGAATTGGTGGGCCCCTCCTATGCATCGGAGATCTCCTCAGCGACGTCGGAGAAGAAGGAGACGCCGCCGTGGTGGTGTCACCGGTGGCAGAATATCGCCGCCACGAAAAGCCCCCCGCTTCCACTTGCCGTTTAGATCTAGAAGGCGATTCTCATGTCCCTGACCTTACCAAACTCTTCCAG GAAAACTATGATCACTTGGTTTCGGCACTTGCTGGGACCGATCATTCTTGGACTTCTCTAACCTTAAAG CTGTGCACTGCTCTAGAGACTGCGAATCATTTGGTTCAATCAACCAGCACAAATGTTACATCGTTATCTGAGAAAGTTGGGGAGCTTCAGAAAATTGTTAAGAGGGCGGATTCTGCCATAGCTGCAGCAAGGGAAGTTCATGCTGTCATGGATAATAACAATGGTACAATGGGAGGTTCAAGTAGTACAACTTCCAGGGCTTGA